The genomic region CTCGCCTCGCTGATTTATGACCGGCTGGCGCATATCCGCGAAGAAACGCAATCCCCCCGTGAAGCGCTGACGGAACTCGAACTTGAAATTCTCAATATGACCGCAGACGGCATACCTTCCAGGGAGATTTGCGAGAAGCTGGCTTTCTCCGAACAGGTGCTCAACCTCCGTTTTGCGCAGATATTGCACAAAATGGGCGCAAGAAACCGCATGCACGCCATCAAGCTGGCAATGAAGTTCAAGCTGATCTGAGGCGATACCAATGTCCAATCACCTCGTCGTAAATCCCTGTGCCACACACAATCCCCGGCAGTTTGAAACCGTAGGTCTGTCCGAACGCGAGATTGCCGAGTTGTGCGCCAGTATCGGGGACATCGGATTTTGGCGGTACGACCTGGAAACCGGCCTTGCCTATTGGTCCGAGGGGGTCTTCAGGCTGCACGGCCGGGAGTTCAAGGAAGGCCCGGTCAGCCTCAAGGCAGCCATTGGAGACTTTCATCCCGACGACCAGGACGTGGTATCGCAATGCGTAAGCGAAGCGATCGAAAAACAGTGCGGGTATTCCTATACGCTGCGCCTGATGCGCGACGGCAATCCGATATGGGTCAGAGTACATGCACGCTATCATGTGCCTGAAGATGGCCGTCCCATCCTTTACGGCTGTATTTCCGCCGTTTCTCATGCCACACGTTGCATGGAGATCGGAAGCCACCAGGGCTGACGTGCACCGGCAGATCGGAGCATCCCTGCCGATACGTCATATCACCCGATTGACATAGTGGCATTGAATGGCCATCTGCCGTTGCATGAAAACGACTGAAACCGAAATCCTGATCGTGCCCGGCTACAAGGGTTCGCCTGAAGACCACTGGCAAACGCGCTGGGAACACAACCTCTCCGCCGCCCGCCGGGTGGCGATGGGGACTGGCACAAGCCCGTCTTAGAAGACTGGAAGCAAAACCTGATTGCGGCCGTCAACGAAGCCAAAAAACCTGTCGTGCTGGTTGGCCATTCCATCGGCAGCCAGGTGATCGTCCATGCTGCCAACGCGTTTTCAAGACCGGTTGCCGGTGCCTTTCTGGTCGCGCCACCCGATGTGGAAAACCCCGAAATCCGCCCGCGCCACCTGCTGACTTTCGGCCCGGCAAGGACGGATCCCCTGCCCTTTCCCTCGGTGACCGTTGCAAGCCGCACCGACGAATTCTGTTCCTTTGAGGTTGCCGGGCAGATGGCCGCCGATTGGGGATCGCTCTTTCTTGATGCCGGCGAATCAGGTCACATCAATGCAGAAAGCGGACACGGCCCGTGGCCGGAAGGGCTGATGGTTTTTTCCAAATTCATGAACCATCTGAAGCCACCTGCCTGATGCCCAGCAAAAACCCGGCATCCGGGTTCGCCGGAGCCGGGTATTGTTGATCGCTGTGCACAGTCGGCAGAACAGCCCGTATCAGCCTTCTTCCTTGATCTGCTGGATGGCCTGCGCCATCAATTCGTCCATGGTGCGGCGAATCTGGTGATCGGACTGGGCAATGCCGGCCGCATCGAAGTCGGCGCGAATCTTGCGGAACACGTCTGCATCGCCTGCTTCCTCGAAATCGGCACGAATCACTTCCTTGGCATAGTTCTGGGCATCGTCCCCGGATTTACCCATCAAATCGGCTGCCCAGAGCCCCAACAGCTTGTTGCGGCGCGCTTCAGCCTTGAACTGCAGCGCTTCATCGTGGGCAAACTTCTTTTCAAACGCGTCTTCGCGATCATCAAATCCGCTCATCTTGACCTCCTGTCGGCTTCGGCACGGATATAGGATGCATCGGCCGAGATTTGAAGGGGAAAACCGCATGTGGTGCAAAGAATAGCGGTGAAGTGTTGCGGCGCAATATTGTGCAATGGCGAAGATTTCACTATGGAGGCGGCAACGGCTGGATTCTGCGGATTTTCATTGCCAATGGGCAACCTTGTCCGCCCTTGTGGAAACCGGCCCCCTGCACCCAGGCCGCGCCGCAAGGCAAGGCCCAAGGCCAACCCTCAAACCGGGCTGGCAAGACCGGGATCAAAACCATGCCAAAGCGCCGCCGTATCTACGAAGGCAAGGCCAAAATTCTATATGAGGGGCCCGAACCGGGCACCCTGATCCAGTTTTTCAAGGACGATGCCACCGCCTTCAACAAGAAGAAGCACGAGGTCATCGATGGCAAGGGCGTGCTCAACAACCGGATTTCCGAGCACATCTTCACCCATCTCAACCAGATCGGCATTCCGACCCATTTCATTCGCCGCCTCAACATGCGCGAGCAGTTGATCCGCGAAGTCGAGATCATTCCGCTGGAAGTGGTGGTGCGCAACGTTGCTGCCGGTTCCCTGTCGAAACGCCTCGGCATTGCCGAGGGCGAGGTGCTGCCGCGCTCCATCATCGAGTTCTACTACAAGAAGGACGAGCTCGACGATCCCATGGTTTCCGAAGAACACATAACCGCCTTTGGCTGGGCATCGCCGCCGGAAATTGACGACATGATGTCGCTTGCCGTGCGCATCAACGACTTTCTTTCCGGCCTGTTTCTGGGCGCCGGCATTCGCCTGGTCGACTTCAAGATCGAGCTTGGCCGCCTGTTCGAGGGCGATATGATGCGCATCGTGCTGGCCGACGAGATCTCGCCCGACTCCTGCCGGCTGTGGGATATCAAGACCGACGAGAAGATGGACAAGGACCGCTTCCGCCGGGATATGGGCGGTATGCTCGAGGCCTATCGCGAGGTCGCCAACCGCCTGGGCATCATGAACGAAAACGAACCGATCCGCGGCAAGGGCCCGGTGCTGGTGTCCAGCAATGACGATTGAGTACCTTATCCAGGTCTAACGCCCCGACGGAAGACGAAAGACACCATGTTCAAGGCACGCATCACCGTAACCTTAAAAAACGGCGTTCTCGACCCACAGGGAAAGGCCATTGAAAAATCCCTAGACGCGCTCGGCTTCGAGGGTGTTGGCTCCGTACGGCAGGGCAAGGTCTTCGATGTGGAACTGGACACCAAGGACGGTCTGAAAGCGGCCAGGGACCTGGAAGCCATGTGCGAAAAGCTCCTCGCCAACACGGTCATCGAGGACTATGATGTGGACATATTATGACAACCTCTGCCGTTATCCTCTTTCCCGGCCTCAACCGCGACCGTGACATGATCGCCGCCCTGACGAAGATCAGCGGCAAGGCACCGGCCATTGTCTGGCACACCGAAACCGCCCTGCCGCAGGCAGACCTCTATGTCATTCCCGGCGGCTTTTCCTATGGCGATTATTTGCGGGCAGGTGCGATTGCCGCCCGCTCACCGGTCATGCCTGCCCTGCGCGAGAAGGCTGCCGCCGGAAACCGCATTCTCGGCGTGTGCAACGGCTTTCAGATCCTCACAGAATCCGGCCTCCTGCCCGGCGCGCTGATGCGCAATGCCGGACTGCACTTTGTCTGCCGGGAAGTGAAGCTGGAAGTCGCCAATGCCGAAACCGTGTTCACCCGCGGCTATGCGAAAGGCCAGATCCTGCGCTGTCCCGTTGCCCACCACGACGGCAACTATTTTGCCGGCCGGAAAACCCTGCAGAAAATCGAGGAAAATGGCCAGGTCGCCTTCCGCTATGCAGAAGGCACCAATCCCAACGGCTCGCTCAACGATATTGCCGGCATCATCAGCGAACAGGGCAATGTGCTCGGCATGATGCCGCACCCGGAAAACCTGATCGAACCGGCCCATGGCGGCGTGGATGGCCGTGCCCTGTTCGAGGCGGCCTTGACCCGGATCGAGCAGAACGCCGCATGAGGCCCTATCCGCCCCTTCTGCTGATTGCGGCCGCCGCCTTGGCCGCCGGTTGCCAGGGGACAAAAAAGGCCGCCGCTCCGCGCGATAATTCCGCCGCCATCGCTCTCCTCCAGACGGTCAACGACAACGCCCAATCCTGCTGGATGAAATCCAGGGACAAGGCGTTTCGCGCCTATCGCGTCATTCCCGAACTCGACACCCGTGTCGGCAAGCCGCGAATTCTGCTGGTCGACGCCAAGGCAGCCCAGGGCCTGCCGGTCTATGTGATCGAGGCAGAGGGAACGCCAGCCAGGCTTTCCGCATACGGCCCGCTTGCTTCAGACCCGGTGGCAGCCCGCATCAATGGCGACCTCAGGCGCTGGAGCAGCGGCAAGACCGGCTGCGCCTGAGGAATTCCGATGGCAAGGCTGCTGCAATGGATCGGATTTCTCACCGGACTGGGCGGGCTGGTCTTGCAATTGGCACTGACCATTCCGGCATCCCTGGAAGCAGGCCGCAGCATTGCCGGCTCCATCGTTTTCTTCTTTTCCTTCTTTACCGTGCTGACCAACATTCTGGTCATGCTTGCCCATGCCGCCGCACTGGGACTAGCAGGAAACCGGCTCTCCCTGCTGCAGCATCCGTCAATCCGCGCCGGGCTCGTTGCGGCCATCGCCATGGTCGGGCTGGTTTATTTCTTCATTCTTGCTGCGCTGTGGCAACCCGCGGGCTGGTGGCAGGCCGCAGACATCACGTTGCATTACGTAACGCCATTGGTATTTGTTGGCTGGTGGCTGATCGCCGGGCGCGGCGGCACAAGCACTTGGCGCGATCCGTTTGTGTGGCTCGCCTGGCCGCTTGGCTATCTCGCTTATGCGCTCGCCCGCGCACCCATTGCCGGTGAAGTTCCCTACCCCTTCCTGAACTACATGGAAAACGGTTGGGGAGCAGTACTGAGCGCGATTACCGGCCTGCTGGTTCTGTATCTTTCCCTTGGCTTTGCCATCGTTGCCCTTGATCGCTTTCTGCCTGCAGTTCAATCCCAGAAGCTGCGAGACAGTTCCCGCTGACGGGCTTCCGGTGTAATTCCGACATCCGCAAGCAGGCGGCCATCCAGACGCGCAAGCGCACGGCGGCTGCGCCGTTTGGCAATCCTTCCCTGAAACCACATCGCCCATCCTGCAATGCGCCTTGAAAGCACCGACCGGTCACCGGTCATGTATCCGGTCTCGTAATCGGCGGGCAGGAAACTCACTCTCTGGATTGTCATAATTGTATCCTTTTTAAAAGCAATGCTTGCATAATTGTATCTATTGTTGACATCGAAGAGCAGATCAATCTAAACATTGTTCCCATGACACATATTGCCGGTGACTATCTGCCCCGCCTTCCCGAAGGCAACCGTCCGATCTACGTTCGCATTGCCGATGCCATTGAACAGGACATCGATGAAGGCGTATTGCCGGGCGGCAGCCGCCTGCCGCCGATGCGCAACCTTGCTTTCGACATTGGGGTAACAATCGGAACAATCAGCCGGGCATACAATCTCATTGCCGAGCGTGGCCTGGTGGTCGGCGAGGTTGGACGCGGTACCTATGTTCGCGGCAAGGAAGCGGCGCCGTCGCCACTACCTGCCCCCTTCAGGCCGTCGCAGCACCCTGTCTTCGATCTGGGTGAAAGCAGCGAATCGGTGATGAACCTGGACACTACCTCCGCCATCCACACCGGTCAGGCAAAGATCATCGCCGAACAGTTTGCCGACATTGCCGCAAACCACTCCCACATGCACATGCTGACCGATTATGTGCCGGGCATTCCTGCCTCCTGGCGGGAGGCTGGCAGCCTGCTGCTTTCCCGGCCCGGCTATACGCCTTCGCCGGATACGGTTATCGCGACCAATGGTGCGCATGCCGGGATCATGGCGGTGATCATGACGCTTACGGCACCTGGCGAGCGCATCGTTTTCGAAACGGCAACCTATGCTTCCATCGCCCGCAGTGCCGCGCTTGCCGGCAGGCGTATTGTCGAGGCACCGATGGACGAAGACGGCATTTTGCCCGACGCGTTTGAAAAGCTGTGTGCCCGCCAGCATCCCAAACTGCTCTACCTGATGCCCTCGCTCAACAACCCGACGCTTGCCCGCCTGCCCTCGGAGCGCCGCGAGAAGATTGCGGAAATCTGCCGCCGCTACAGCGTGTGGATTATTGAAGATGCTGTTTATGCCCCGCTTTCGGGCGATGACGAGCCGCCGCTGGCAAGCCTGTGCCCGGAACTCACCTTTCACGTGGCCAGCATGTCGAAAACCGTTTCGGCGAGCCTTCGCGCCGGCTGGATCGCCTGCCCGCCGGGCCATGCAGGCCGGGTTCAACCGGCCCATCGCATGTTTTCCGGCGGTGGAAGCTATCCGATGAAGGAACTGGCAAGCCGCCTGGTTCTTTCGGGAGAAGCTGAGCGGATACTGCACAAGGCCCGCGCGGTGATTGGCCGCCGGCACGCCCTGCTGTGCAAGGCACTGGGAGAATTTGACCTGCGCTCCAACCCGAACTGTCCCTTTGCCTGGCTGATGCTGCCGGAGCCCTGGCGCTCGGGTCCGTTTCGCGAGGCGGTCCTGCAGCGCGGCATCATGATCGCCCAGGAGGACGATTTCAAACCCGCACGCTCGGACACCACGTTCCATGCCGTGCGCATCGCCTTCGCCGCCCAATACGACGATGAACGCTATGGCGAAGCCTTCGCCGTGATCGCAGACGTGCTTCAAAGCGGCGTTGCAGGACACACTTCGGTGATCTGAGGCGCTGCCCTTGAGCGCACGGCCTGCCGAATACCGCAATCGGCCCAATTTCCTGCGGAACACGCAAGATTGCCATACACTTTCCCATTTCGATTGGGTAGGTAAGGGCGATGGGGCGGTTGGGGACCAGATTCCTGATAGCCCTTTCTCTTACTTGGCCCCACTGTTGCCGGATCGTCCATGCCCCTTCGAAACGACATCGAAATCACCGAGGAAATGATCGAGGCCCATGGCCTCAAGCCGGACGAGTATCAGCGTATTCTCGATCTGATCGGCCGCCAGCCCAGCTTTACCGAGCTGGGCATCTTTTCCGCCATGTGGAACGAGCATTGTTCCTACAAGTCGTCGAAGAAATGGCTGAAGACGCTGCCGACGGCCGGGCCGCGGGTGATCCAGGGGCCGGGCGAAAATGCCGGCGTGGTGGACATTGGCGATGGCGACTGCGTTGTCTTCAAGATGGAAAGCCACAACCATCCCTCCTACATCGAACCTTATCAGGGCGCGGCCACCGGCGTTGGCGGCATCCTGCGCGATGTCTTCACCATGGGGGCACGGCCCGTTGCTGCGATGAATGCGCTTCGCTTCGGTGACCCAGATCATCCCAAGACACGCCATCTGGTGGCCGGGGTGGTGGCCGGCATCGGCGGCTACGGCAATTCCTTCGGCGTGCCGACCGTTGGCGGCGAGGTGGAATTTCATTCCCGTTACAATGGCAACATTCTGGTCAATGCCTTTGCAGCCGGCATCGCGAAAACCGATGCCATCTTCTATTCGAAAGCCGAAGGGGTCGGCCTACCCGTGGTTTATCTCGGCGCCAAGACAGGCCGCGACGGCGTTGGCGGCGCGACCATGGCCTCGGCCGAATTCGACGAAAAGATCGACGAAAAACGCCCCACCGTGCAGGTCGGCGATCCGTTTACCGAAAAATGCCTGCTCGAGGCTTGTCTTGAATTGATGCGCACAGGCGCCGTCATCGCCATTCAGGACATGGGCGCTGCCGGCCTTACCTGTTCGGCGGTCGAGATGGGGGCCAAGGGCGAACTGGGCATTGAACTCGATCTCGACAAGGTTCCCGTCCGCGAAGAACGCATGAGCCCCTACGAGATGATGCTGTCCGAGAGCCAGGAACGCATGCTCATGGTGCTGAGGCCGGAAAGGGAAGACGAGGCCAAGGCCATCTTTGAAAAATGGGGGCTTGATTTCGCCATCGTCGGCAAGACCACCGATGACCTGCGCTTCCGCATCCGCCACCAGGGCCAGGAAGTCGCCGATCTTCCGATCAGGGAACTGGGCGATGAGGCACCAGAATACGACCGCCCCTGGACCGAACCGGAAAAACAAGCCCCCCTTTCAGCCGAACAGGTAGAGCCGCCAGCTGACTACAATGCCGCCCTGGTGCAAATGCTCGCCTCCCCCGATCTTGGCTCGCGGCGCTGGGTCTGGGAACAGTATGACACCTACATTCAGGGCAACTCCCTGCAGCGGCCCGGCGGCGATGCCGGTGTTGTGCGCATTGAGGGCAGTTCCAAGGCGCTTGCTTTTACTTCGGACGTCACGCCGCGCTATTGCCAGGCAGATCCCTTTGAAGGCGGCAAGCAGGCGGTCGCCGAGTGTTTCCGCAACCTGACCGCGGTGGGCGCTGAACCGCTGGCTGCCACCGACAACCTTAATTTTGGCAATCCCGAACGCCCGCATATCATGGGCCAGCTCGTTTTCGCCATCAAGGGCATTGGCGAGGCATGCCAGGCACTTTCAATGCCCATCGTCTCGGGCAATGTCTCCCTGTACAACGAGACCAATGGCGAACCGATCCTGCCCACACCCACCATCGGCGCTGTCGGCCTGCTGCCCGACGCATCGGCAATGACCACCGTCGGCGGCGCCAGGGAAGGCGACCGGGTGATGTTGATCGGAGATGCAGGAACCCATCTTGGCCAATCCTCCTATATGCGCATCTGTCTTGGGCGCGAAGAAGGCCCGCCGCCGCCGGTCGACTTGCAGGTGGAAAAAGCCCGCGGCGACCATGTGCGTTCAGCCATCCGCTCTTGCCGTGTCACGGCCTGTCACGACCTTTCCGATGGCGGCCTTGCGATTGCGC from Salaquimonas pukyongi harbors:
- the purS gene encoding phosphoribosylformylglycinamidine synthase subunit PurS, which codes for MFKARITVTLKNGVLDPQGKAIEKSLDALGFEGVGSVRQGKVFDVELDTKDGLKAARDLEAMCEKLLANTVIEDYDVDIL
- the purL gene encoding phosphoribosylformylglycinamidine synthase subunit PurL, whose amino-acid sequence is MPLRNDIEITEEMIEAHGLKPDEYQRILDLIGRQPSFTELGIFSAMWNEHCSYKSSKKWLKTLPTAGPRVIQGPGENAGVVDIGDGDCVVFKMESHNHPSYIEPYQGAATGVGGILRDVFTMGARPVAAMNALRFGDPDHPKTRHLVAGVVAGIGGYGNSFGVPTVGGEVEFHSRYNGNILVNAFAAGIAKTDAIFYSKAEGVGLPVVYLGAKTGRDGVGGATMASAEFDEKIDEKRPTVQVGDPFTEKCLLEACLELMRTGAVIAIQDMGAAGLTCSAVEMGAKGELGIELDLDKVPVREERMSPYEMMLSESQERMLMVLRPEREDEAKAIFEKWGLDFAIVGKTTDDLRFRIRHQGQEVADLPIRELGDEAPEYDRPWTEPEKQAPLSAEQVEPPADYNAALVQMLASPDLGSRRWVWEQYDTYIQGNSLQRPGGDAGVVRIEGSSKALAFTSDVTPRYCQADPFEGGKQAVAECFRNLTAVGAEPLAATDNLNFGNPERPHIMGQLVFAIKGIGEACQALSMPIVSGNVSLYNETNGEPILPTPTIGAVGLLPDASAMTTVGGAREGDRVMLIGDAGTHLGQSSYMRICLGREEGPPPPVDLQVEKARGDHVRSAIRSCRVTACHDLSDGGLAIALAEMAIAAGTGMDISLDDATPHAALFGEDQARYLCTVPAELAADFAANTASAGIVCHDLGAVGGDRLKIGGIVDVTVEELRSAHESWFPAYMEGGANPAIAAE
- the purC gene encoding phosphoribosylaminoimidazolesuccinocarboxamide synthase, whose protein sequence is MPKRRRIYEGKAKILYEGPEPGTLIQFFKDDATAFNKKKHEVIDGKGVLNNRISEHIFTHLNQIGIPTHFIRRLNMREQLIREVEIIPLEVVVRNVAAGSLSKRLGIAEGEVLPRSIIEFYYKKDELDDPMVSEEHITAFGWASPPEIDDMMSLAVRINDFLSGLFLGAGIRLVDFKIELGRLFEGDMMRIVLADEISPDSCRLWDIKTDEKMDKDRFRRDMGGMLEAYREVANRLGIMNENEPIRGKGPVLVSSNDD
- a CDS encoding Pr6Pr family membrane protein, whose translation is MARLLQWIGFLTGLGGLVLQLALTIPASLEAGRSIAGSIVFFFSFFTVLTNILVMLAHAAALGLAGNRLSLLQHPSIRAGLVAAIAMVGLVYFFILAALWQPAGWWQAADITLHYVTPLVFVGWWLIAGRGGTSTWRDPFVWLAWPLGYLAYALARAPIAGEVPYPFLNYMENGWGAVLSAITGLLVLYLSLGFAIVALDRFLPAVQSQKLRDSSR
- a CDS encoding PAS domain-containing protein, producing the protein MSNHLVVNPCATHNPRQFETVGLSEREIAELCASIGDIGFWRYDLETGLAYWSEGVFRLHGREFKEGPVSLKAAIGDFHPDDQDVVSQCVSEAIEKQCGYSYTLRLMRDGNPIWVRVHARYHVPEDGRPILYGCISAVSHATRCMEIGSHQG
- a CDS encoding DUF1476 domain-containing protein produces the protein MSGFDDREDAFEKKFAHDEALQFKAEARRNKLLGLWAADLMGKSGDDAQNYAKEVIRADFEEAGDADVFRKIRADFDAAGIAQSDHQIRRTMDELMAQAIQQIKEEG
- the purQ gene encoding phosphoribosylformylglycinamidine synthase subunit PurQ, encoding MTTSAVILFPGLNRDRDMIAALTKISGKAPAIVWHTETALPQADLYVIPGGFSYGDYLRAGAIAARSPVMPALREKAAAGNRILGVCNGFQILTESGLLPGALMRNAGLHFVCREVKLEVANAETVFTRGYAKGQILRCPVAHHDGNYFAGRKTLQKIEENGQVAFRYAEGTNPNGSLNDIAGIISEQGNVLGMMPHPENLIEPAHGGVDGRALFEAALTRIEQNAA
- a CDS encoding DUF1127 domain-containing protein; the encoded protein is MTIQRVSFLPADYETGYMTGDRSVLSRRIAGWAMWFQGRIAKRRSRRALARLDGRLLADVGITPEARQRELSRSFWD
- a CDS encoding PLP-dependent aminotransferase family protein, with translation MTHIAGDYLPRLPEGNRPIYVRIADAIEQDIDEGVLPGGSRLPPMRNLAFDIGVTIGTISRAYNLIAERGLVVGEVGRGTYVRGKEAAPSPLPAPFRPSQHPVFDLGESSESVMNLDTTSAIHTGQAKIIAEQFADIAANHSHMHMLTDYVPGIPASWREAGSLLLSRPGYTPSPDTVIATNGAHAGIMAVIMTLTAPGERIVFETATYASIARSAALAGRRIVEAPMDEDGILPDAFEKLCARQHPKLLYLMPSLNNPTLARLPSERREKIAEICRRYSVWIIEDAVYAPLSGDDEPPLASLCPELTFHVASMSKTVSASLRAGWIACPPGHAGRVQPAHRMFSGGGSYPMKELASRLVLSGEAERILHKARAVIGRRHALLCKALGEFDLRSNPNCPFAWLMLPEPWRSGPFREAVLQRGIMIAQEDDFKPARSDTTFHAVRIAFAAQYDDERYGEAFAVIADVLQSGVAGHTSVI